One window from the genome of Puniceicoccus vermicola encodes:
- a CDS encoding polyprenyl synthetase family protein encodes MDPKEFTERFENWRLQIEKEIDHRVPSADTEPTKLHSAMRHSLEAGGKRLRPVLVCAVAEAFSSKSNPLPAAAAIECLHTYTLIHDDLPAMDDSDLRRGRPTCHKAFGEAAAILAGDGLLTLTFQILGEGYPTDPALANNLVVDLATASGSLWLVGGQMDDIDNEGIPLDVPTLSSINRRKTGALIAAACIMGARIGGASAEQVETVRQFGVCLGEAFQVIDDILDFTATEEQTGKSSGRDEANGKVTLATLEGLDAARKRAEELTQQADHLLSQFSANTDFLSALVRWMADRSN; translated from the coding sequence ATGGACCCAAAAGAGTTTACCGAGCGCTTCGAAAATTGGCGCCTCCAAATCGAAAAGGAAATCGACCACAGGGTCCCCTCCGCGGATACCGAACCCACCAAATTGCACAGCGCCATGCGCCACAGCCTCGAAGCCGGTGGCAAACGCCTCCGCCCAGTCTTGGTCTGCGCCGTCGCCGAGGCCTTCTCATCGAAGTCCAACCCACTTCCCGCCGCAGCCGCCATTGAATGCCTCCACACTTACACCCTCATCCACGACGACCTTCCGGCCATGGATGACAGCGACCTCCGCCGCGGTCGCCCCACCTGCCACAAAGCCTTCGGAGAAGCTGCCGCCATCCTCGCCGGAGACGGTCTCCTCACCCTTACCTTCCAAATTCTCGGCGAAGGATACCCCACCGACCCTGCTCTAGCCAACAACTTGGTCGTCGACCTCGCCACCGCCTCAGGAAGCCTATGGCTCGTCGGAGGTCAGATGGACGACATCGACAACGAAGGCATTCCCCTCGACGTCCCTACACTCTCCTCCATCAATCGCCGCAAAACCGGAGCCCTCATCGCCGCCGCTTGCATCATGGGGGCCAGAATCGGCGGAGCCTCTGCCGAGCAGGTCGAAACCGTTCGCCAATTTGGAGTATGCCTAGGCGAAGCCTTCCAAGTCATCGACGACATCCTCGATTTTACCGCCACCGAAGAACAAACCGGCAAAAGTTCCGGCCGCGATGAAGCCAACGGAAAAGTCACTCTGGCGACCCTGGAAGGCCTCGACGCCGCCCGAAAACGTGCCGAAGAACTCACTCAGCAAGCCGACCACCTGCTTTCTCAATTCTCCGCGAATACCGATTTTCTCTCGGCCCTCGTCCGCTGGATGGCGGACCGCAGTAACTGA
- a CDS encoding riboflavin synthase yields MFTGLVEAAGKVLRFEEDSSGFQLDVEMPEAISGYALGDSIAVNGCCLTVARQGEGYASFDLLAETVRRTSFAGLTAGRWVNLERSLLPTTRMGGHFVSGHIDESGVIEVFEPRGADYYLQVSCSQEGMAYMVEKGSIAVDGISLTVAEVHESGFAVWLIPHTLAETNLKDRSAGERVNLEFDLLAKHVERMLSARMPIAAAGS; encoded by the coding sequence ATGTTTACTGGACTGGTTGAAGCTGCAGGAAAAGTGCTACGTTTCGAGGAGGATTCTTCGGGATTCCAGTTGGATGTGGAAATGCCCGAGGCAATTTCCGGATACGCTCTGGGAGATTCCATTGCCGTCAACGGTTGTTGCCTGACGGTGGCGAGGCAGGGGGAGGGCTATGCATCCTTCGACCTCCTGGCCGAGACGGTCCGCCGCACCTCCTTTGCTGGACTGACCGCCGGGCGTTGGGTCAATCTGGAGCGAAGCCTTCTCCCCACCACTCGGATGGGCGGACATTTCGTCAGCGGCCATATCGACGAGAGCGGCGTGATTGAAGTTTTCGAGCCCCGTGGTGCCGATTACTACCTGCAGGTCTCTTGTAGCCAAGAAGGGATGGCCTACATGGTCGAGAAGGGTTCGATTGCGGTCGATGGGATTTCCCTGACCGTTGCGGAGGTTCACGAAAGCGGCTTCGCCGTTTGGTTGATCCCGCACACCCTTGCCGAAACCAACCTGAAGGATCGTTCCGCAGGAGAACGAGTGAACCTCGAATTTGACCTCTTGGCCAAGCACGTAGAGCGTATGCTCTCCGCAAGAATGCCGATCGCCGCAGCCGGGAGCTGA
- a CDS encoding KdsC family phosphatase, translating to MKPNEGETMDWGRIKVLLLDSDGVLTDGGVYLPETGGPEIRRFDIKDGFGIARLLKDGFPIGVISRSPSTPVQTRCEKLGIPHIYLGAKDKVACAKKILDQLKLDWSDAAFMGDDVPDLPLLQKVAFPLTPLNGAEEIREATKWVSRFPGGGGAVREACDHIFRARQAKA from the coding sequence ATGAAGCCGAATGAAGGTGAAACGATGGATTGGGGGCGAATCAAGGTATTACTTTTGGACAGTGATGGAGTGCTGACCGATGGCGGAGTCTATCTACCGGAAACGGGAGGTCCAGAAATTCGTCGATTTGATATCAAGGACGGTTTCGGAATCGCCCGTTTGCTCAAGGATGGCTTCCCGATCGGGGTCATCAGTCGATCCCCATCGACCCCCGTTCAAACCCGCTGTGAGAAATTGGGCATCCCCCACATTTATCTCGGGGCGAAGGATAAAGTCGCTTGTGCAAAGAAGATCTTGGATCAACTGAAACTCGATTGGAGCGATGCTGCATTTATGGGCGACGATGTGCCGGATCTCCCTCTTCTGCAGAAGGTTGCCTTCCCCTTAACCCCACTCAACGGAGCCGAAGAGATTCGAGAAGCGACCAAATGGGTGTCACGTTTCCCGGGTGGAGGCGGTGCCGTTCGGGAAGCCTGCGACCATATTTTCCGGGCAAGACAGGCCAAGGCGTAA
- a CDS encoding uracil-DNA glycosylase, protein MREDLLRLIGEELRLLRAEGLESISLTDETLRILERQPQPRRTQPAAAEPSNQPQEKIEVPQIKPEAPRPSPAAKKSKVDSSLANPPKIELPEGSKEEKWKWLRDRVLNCEVCQKHLNPEKQIVFGVGNLDADIFFCGEAPGADEETKGEPFVGKAGELLTGMIKAMGLKREEVYIGNIMNWRPQTGNSFGNRPPTDDEMAFCLPYLKAQIEVIQPKVIVAMGGTAAKGLLGTETKGQMGRLRGKWYEFSKTPMMITYHPSYLLHQESVASKRKVWEDLLAVMEHLEMEISEKQRNFFLAALRK, encoded by the coding sequence ATGCGGGAAGATCTACTCAGATTGATCGGAGAGGAACTCCGACTCCTCCGCGCCGAAGGGCTGGAGTCCATCAGCCTCACGGACGAAACCTTGCGTATACTCGAACGCCAGCCTCAGCCCAGGCGCACCCAGCCGGCTGCCGCCGAGCCGTCCAACCAACCGCAGGAAAAAATCGAGGTTCCCCAGATCAAACCGGAAGCCCCGCGGCCGTCTCCAGCCGCCAAAAAGTCGAAGGTAGATTCATCCCTAGCCAATCCCCCGAAAATCGAACTTCCCGAAGGATCGAAAGAGGAAAAATGGAAATGGCTCCGGGATCGCGTGCTCAATTGCGAGGTTTGCCAAAAGCATCTAAACCCCGAGAAACAAATCGTTTTCGGAGTAGGGAACCTGGACGCCGACATCTTCTTCTGCGGAGAAGCCCCGGGAGCGGACGAGGAAACCAAAGGCGAACCCTTCGTCGGCAAAGCCGGAGAACTCCTGACCGGTATGATCAAAGCCATGGGGCTGAAAAGGGAAGAAGTCTACATCGGCAACATCATGAACTGGCGCCCCCAGACGGGAAATTCCTTCGGAAACCGCCCCCCCACCGATGACGAGATGGCCTTCTGCCTCCCATACCTGAAAGCCCAGATTGAAGTCATCCAACCCAAAGTCATTGTAGCCATGGGCGGCACCGCCGCAAAAGGCCTCTTGGGGACCGAAACCAAAGGCCAAATGGGACGATTGAGAGGGAAGTGGTACGAATTCTCAAAGACCCCCATGATGATCACCTATCATCCCTCCTACCTGCTCCATCAAGAATCGGTAGCCAGCAAACGCAAAGTATGGGAAGACCTACTTGCCGTGATGGAGCACTTGGAAATGGAAATCTCTGAGAAACAACGGAACTTCTTCCTAGCGGCTTTGCGGAAGTAA
- a CDS encoding ribokinase, whose protein sequence is MNPSPILVVGSFVQDLTFSTQRFPSPGETVVGQFFTGPGGKGSNQAVAARRAGADVTFVGAVGADAFAQSVREFYQEEGIHAALAEYRDASTGTAGILFDNSGQNEIVVALGANDFLSPHDIPDEFLAESEILVCQLECNLVAVKSVLERAGRNSVTRILNPAPLREELPLDLLQSTDILIPNETEFIGLLERLESSAPTEEELPHLSPDELGNLCRKLGPPTVLVTLGRHGVHLWSETHNKRIPAVEGVKVVDTTGAGDAFVGAFAAGMQRFPGDLPAAARFANRAAALSVTRQGTAPAMARLEEIES, encoded by the coding sequence ATGAACCCCTCTCCTATTCTAGTTGTCGGCAGCTTTGTCCAAGACCTCACTTTCTCCACCCAGCGCTTCCCCTCACCGGGCGAAACCGTCGTCGGACAGTTCTTTACGGGACCGGGTGGGAAAGGCAGCAATCAAGCGGTAGCCGCTCGCCGGGCGGGTGCCGACGTCACGTTTGTCGGGGCGGTTGGAGCAGATGCATTCGCCCAATCAGTTCGTGAATTTTATCAAGAGGAAGGGATTCATGCCGCTCTCGCTGAATATCGCGACGCTTCAACGGGTACCGCGGGAATCCTCTTCGACAACTCCGGCCAGAACGAGATCGTGGTAGCCCTGGGCGCGAACGATTTTCTCTCTCCTCACGACATCCCGGATGAATTCCTGGCGGAGAGTGAAATCCTCGTCTGCCAACTTGAATGCAACCTCGTAGCCGTCAAATCTGTCCTGGAGCGAGCGGGCCGAAACTCGGTCACCCGCATTCTCAACCCGGCACCCCTCCGCGAAGAGCTTCCCTTGGACCTCCTCCAATCGACCGACATCCTCATTCCCAATGAAACCGAGTTCATCGGCTTGCTGGAACGCTTGGAAAGTTCCGCTCCCACCGAAGAAGAACTGCCCCACCTCTCTCCAGACGAACTTGGAAACCTCTGCCGCAAGCTCGGCCCTCCCACGGTTCTCGTCACTCTCGGGCGACACGGCGTCCACCTCTGGAGTGAAACCCACAATAAACGCATCCCCGCCGTCGAGGGCGTAAAAGTCGTCGACACCACCGGCGCGGGCGACGCATTTGTCGGAGCTTTTGCCGCCGGGATGCAGCGCTTTCCCGGCGACCTGCCCGCTGCAGCCCGCTTTGCCAACCGGGCCGCAGCCCTCTCAGTCACTCGTCAGGGAACGGCTCCCGCAATGGCGAGATTGGAGGAAATTGAATCCTAA
- a CDS encoding ATP-binding cassette domain-containing protein yields MMEVRNLTVRAGGRSVLQNVSARFRSGCMNAVIGPSGCGKTTLVRAAVGSGALQADGEFWLEGTKLTSRGDRVGRVGYVPQFCLAHPDLTVEESILYSLKLLDMGPEEISRRADQILAETGLSRLRTRFVGKLSGGQLRRVALALELVADPSLLFCDEVTAGLDPESEDGILDLIRTLVERQGKTVVNVIHNLHHLHRFDWIVVLDAGEKVFEGHFPAFQKWFELEDPVKLFRLLGDLSNPRDWAALWREKGEEPAKSVEAERPPSKRNTIPASDFSQAKTLLQRRFRLFLRDRGYLALTAAITIGFPLLVVIFALDGIPQLTRLSMDSGLGTLGRLQGEIAFAKEAADVGSLVSSLILFQVVLLTLTGSNNGAREIAPQAGLFFQESLRGLRPGPFCFEKLVFTGGIAVVQGIVMTVVVKSVVHFPGSWWIQGITLVLVSLALSWLALGFSAWLKSGEKASLLAVYVVGFQLPLSGIVLTLPEPLTDLLRSVITTYWGWASYLASFRNTGLYDAAVFVSGEKVPPYLLCLLVLLIHVFSAMILVASGVFRMHRTR; encoded by the coding sequence ATGATGGAAGTGCGCAATCTCACGGTGCGGGCTGGAGGACGCTCGGTCCTGCAGAATGTTTCGGCGCGTTTTCGCAGTGGATGCATGAATGCCGTGATCGGGCCTTCAGGATGCGGAAAGACAACCCTCGTCCGCGCCGCCGTAGGTTCGGGGGCGCTGCAGGCAGATGGGGAGTTCTGGCTCGAGGGAACCAAGTTGACGAGCCGCGGAGATCGGGTGGGGCGGGTCGGCTACGTTCCCCAGTTTTGCCTGGCTCATCCGGATTTGACCGTTGAGGAGTCGATCCTTTACAGCCTCAAGTTGCTCGACATGGGACCGGAAGAAATCTCCCGACGTGCGGACCAAATCCTCGCGGAGACGGGACTGTCGCGGTTGCGCACGCGGTTTGTGGGGAAGTTGAGCGGAGGCCAGTTGCGCCGGGTGGCCTTGGCCTTGGAACTGGTGGCGGATCCCTCGCTTCTCTTCTGCGACGAGGTGACAGCTGGGCTCGATCCAGAGTCCGAGGATGGTATTCTCGATCTGATCCGCACGCTGGTCGAGCGGCAGGGTAAGACGGTGGTCAACGTCATTCACAACCTCCATCACCTCCACCGGTTCGACTGGATCGTTGTTTTGGATGCCGGGGAAAAAGTTTTTGAGGGCCATTTCCCAGCTTTCCAGAAATGGTTCGAACTTGAGGATCCGGTGAAGTTGTTTCGGCTTTTGGGCGATTTGTCGAATCCGCGGGATTGGGCTGCTCTTTGGCGGGAGAAGGGCGAAGAGCCCGCCAAATCCGTCGAAGCGGAGAGACCGCCTTCCAAGAGAAATACAATTCCGGCGAGTGATTTTTCCCAAGCCAAGACGCTTTTGCAGCGGCGGTTTCGGCTGTTTCTCCGCGACCGGGGTTATCTGGCCTTGACCGCGGCCATCACCATCGGATTCCCGCTGCTGGTGGTCATTTTCGCGCTCGATGGGATCCCGCAGCTGACGCGGCTCTCGATGGATTCGGGGCTCGGGACTCTCGGTCGTCTGCAGGGAGAGATCGCTTTTGCCAAGGAGGCGGCAGATGTCGGCTCGCTGGTCAGTAGTCTTATTCTCTTTCAGGTGGTTCTCCTGACCCTGACCGGGAGCAACAACGGCGCCCGCGAAATCGCTCCGCAGGCCGGGCTGTTTTTCCAGGAATCTCTTCGCGGGTTGCGACCCGGTCCGTTCTGTTTCGAAAAGTTGGTCTTTACCGGGGGAATCGCCGTGGTTCAGGGCATCGTCATGACGGTGGTGGTGAAGTCGGTCGTTCACTTTCCCGGCAGTTGGTGGATCCAGGGGATTACTCTGGTCTTGGTTTCGTTGGCTTTGTCGTGGTTGGCGCTTGGGTTTTCGGCTTGGTTAAAATCCGGTGAAAAGGCTTCGCTGCTCGCGGTCTATGTGGTCGGGTTTCAATTGCCGCTCTCAGGGATTGTTCTGACCCTGCCCGAGCCGTTGACCGATCTCCTCCGTTCAGTGATTACGACCTATTGGGGATGGGCCTCCTACTTGGCTTCCTTCCGCAATACGGGTCTCTACGATGCCGCGGTTTTTGTTAGCGGAGAAAAGGTCCCTCCTTATCTCCTGTGCCTACTCGTGCTGCTCATTCATGTATTTTCGGCAATGATTCTGGTTGCCTCGGGCGTCTTTCGGATGCATCGAACTCGTTAG
- the rlmN gene encoding 23S rRNA (adenine(2503)-C(2))-methyltransferase RlmN gives MKFRPQKPSILDESAETLTAFLKAEKIPAFRGKQILEWAYKKGVPDFAEMSNLPLTMRESLGEKFAGNPVTPVLWKRSGDDTHKLLSRLEDGALVETVLIQAPMVGVGQEKSRATVCVSSQVGCAYGCKFCASGLAGFKRNLTRGEILGQFFRVGERKDESDTPSAVREDHVPFDNIVFMGMGEPMANFDAVAGAIESLHSDWGFRFGARRITVSTSGLVPEIRKLADLGIPIRLAVSLHGATDEVRSRIMPINRRYPIAELLEAVRYFRERHNRMVTLEFILIEDVNDSLEQAIALSGIAKELHAHVNCIPYNTVEGLEWKRPNLRRQEKFAKILRENGVSVTLRREKGHDISAACGQLRLQHETAA, from the coding sequence TTGAAATTTCGACCGCAAAAACCATCCATTCTCGACGAGTCGGCAGAAACGCTGACCGCATTTCTCAAGGCCGAGAAAATTCCAGCTTTCCGCGGGAAGCAAATCCTTGAGTGGGCCTACAAGAAAGGGGTTCCGGATTTTGCGGAAATGAGTAACTTGCCGCTCACGATGCGGGAGTCGCTCGGGGAGAAGTTTGCCGGAAATCCGGTGACTCCAGTGCTTTGGAAGCGCTCTGGAGACGACACCCATAAGTTGCTTTCTCGACTCGAGGATGGAGCTTTGGTTGAGACGGTCTTGATTCAGGCCCCGATGGTCGGAGTGGGGCAGGAGAAATCCCGAGCGACGGTGTGCGTTTCAAGTCAAGTTGGCTGTGCGTATGGATGTAAGTTCTGCGCATCCGGTTTGGCTGGGTTTAAACGGAATCTGACTCGGGGTGAGATTCTCGGGCAGTTCTTCCGCGTAGGAGAGAGAAAGGATGAATCGGATACGCCTTCAGCCGTGCGGGAAGATCATGTTCCCTTCGACAATATTGTCTTCATGGGCATGGGAGAGCCGATGGCTAATTTTGATGCGGTCGCCGGTGCGATCGAGTCGCTTCATAGTGACTGGGGATTCCGCTTCGGAGCCCGTCGGATCACCGTTTCCACATCTGGACTGGTTCCAGAAATTCGCAAGCTTGCGGACCTAGGGATCCCCATCCGACTCGCGGTTTCGCTGCATGGAGCGACCGATGAGGTGAGAAGCCGGATTATGCCGATCAACCGACGTTATCCGATCGCCGAACTTCTCGAGGCGGTTCGGTATTTTCGGGAGCGACACAACCGAATGGTGACTCTGGAGTTCATTCTTATTGAGGATGTTAACGACTCTCTTGAACAGGCGATCGCGCTCTCAGGTATCGCCAAGGAGCTACACGCTCACGTGAATTGTATCCCCTACAACACCGTGGAAGGACTTGAATGGAAGCGGCCCAATCTCCGGCGTCAGGAGAAATTTGCCAAAATTCTTCGCGAAAACGGTGTTTCTGTGACTCTTCGGAGAGAAAAAGGGCACGACATCAGTGCTGCCTGCGGGCAATTGAGGCTTCAACACGAGACAGCGGCGTAG
- a CDS encoding FmdB family zinc ribbon protein, which produces MPTYDYVCSSCGHEMEAFQSMKDAPLKKCPKCGKMKLSRMIGGGSGLIFKGSGFYETDYKRKSGSNSSSSSESKPSSSSKE; this is translated from the coding sequence ATGCCAACTTACGACTACGTTTGCTCTTCCTGTGGCCATGAAATGGAAGCCTTCCAATCGATGAAGGATGCGCCTCTGAAGAAATGTCCGAAATGCGGAAAGATGAAGCTGTCCCGAATGATCGGAGGCGGCTCCGGTTTGATTTTCAAGGGATCAGGCTTTTACGAGACCGATTACAAGAGAAAGTCGGGATCGAATTCCTCCAGTAGCTCGGAATCGAAGCCTTCTTCGTCCTCGAAGGAGTAG
- a CDS encoding transposase has translation MRRRKIEGETAYYHLMSRTVNGEALFGDREREVLRKMIWQVAEFSGVRVITYAVMKNHFHLFVEVPGEHEVSDSEIVRRYRMLYPKPTPWQPMPASVLEKHLAEGTDEGDLLRKALVRRMHDVSWLMKTLKQRFSLWFNRSRDRFGPLWSDRFKSVLVEGDRWALRTVAAYIDLNAVRAGLVEDPKDYRFCGYGEAMGGGRLAREGLAVVDRDMAGYRQTLFGSGSQVKDGKTAISREEAVRVLREEKGKLPLSVVLRCRVRYFTDGMILGSAEYIEEQAKLEPGGRKKTRKPRPMQGADWGGLSVATGLRKDLFR, from the coding sequence ATGAGGAGACGAAAAATTGAGGGAGAAACAGCCTATTACCATCTGATGAGCCGAACGGTGAATGGGGAAGCCTTGTTTGGGGATCGGGAAAGGGAAGTTTTGCGTAAGATGATCTGGCAGGTCGCCGAGTTTTCGGGGGTGCGGGTGATTACGTACGCCGTGATGAAGAATCATTTTCACCTCTTCGTCGAAGTGCCCGGAGAGCATGAGGTTTCGGATTCGGAGATCGTCCGGAGGTATCGGATGCTCTATCCAAAGCCGACGCCGTGGCAGCCGATGCCAGCCAGCGTCTTGGAGAAGCATTTGGCTGAGGGGACGGATGAAGGGGATCTTTTGCGGAAGGCGTTGGTCCGGCGGATGCATGATGTTTCTTGGTTGATGAAGACTTTGAAACAGCGGTTCTCTCTCTGGTTTAATCGGTCCCGTGACCGCTTTGGTCCGCTTTGGTCGGATCGGTTCAAGAGTGTTCTGGTTGAAGGCGATCGCTGGGCGTTGCGGACGGTAGCGGCTTATATTGACTTGAATGCTGTGCGTGCGGGTTTGGTCGAAGATCCTAAGGATTATCGATTTTGTGGATATGGGGAGGCCATGGGAGGCGGACGTCTTGCTCGCGAGGGTCTGGCTGTGGTGGATCGCGATATGGCCGGGTATCGGCAGACGCTCTTTGGCTCTGGATCGCAGGTAAAAGACGGAAAGACCGCGATCAGTCGTGAGGAGGCGGTGCGGGTTCTTCGGGAGGAGAAAGGGAAACTGCCGCTTTCGGTCGTCCTTCGGTGTCGGGTTCGGTATTTTACCGATGGGATGATTCTCGGGTCTGCGGAATATATTGAGGAGCAGGCGAAATTGGAGCCTGGAGGGAGGAAGAAAACCCGAAAACCTCGTCCAATGCAGGGAGCGGATTGGGGTGGTCTTTCCGTGGCAACTGGATTGAGGAAAGACCTGTTTCGATAA
- the deoC gene encoding deoxyribose-phosphate aldolase, which translates to MPFSLSEIAGALDATNLKLDASAADIEALCHDALGHSVATVCVYPTNVPLCRKILGSGDVGIAAVIGFPSGRYSTRSKIVEIDEVSAMGASEVDIVLNYPALIEGQTEALRKEASQLAEACRKVGLVSKFIVETCYLDEAQKLTMLDICEKAGANFIKTSTGFGSAGAQLADIELWAKAKTSSHLKIKASGGIRTREQVEAFLTAGASRIGLSSAKAVLSESSTEGSSGGY; encoded by the coding sequence ATGCCATTTTCTCTTTCCGAAATCGCCGGCGCGCTCGACGCGACGAACCTAAAACTCGACGCCTCTGCGGCCGACATCGAAGCCCTCTGCCACGATGCTTTGGGCCACAGTGTTGCGACCGTTTGCGTTTATCCAACCAACGTCCCACTCTGCCGAAAGATCCTCGGATCCGGAGACGTTGGGATAGCCGCCGTGATCGGCTTTCCGAGTGGCCGCTACTCGACACGCTCGAAGATCGTCGAAATCGACGAGGTCTCGGCGATGGGCGCCTCAGAAGTCGACATCGTCCTCAATTATCCGGCTTTGATCGAAGGACAGACCGAAGCCCTCCGCAAGGAAGCGTCCCAGCTGGCGGAGGCCTGCCGGAAGGTCGGTCTTGTTTCAAAGTTCATTGTCGAAACCTGCTATCTCGACGAAGCGCAAAAGCTGACGATGCTCGACATTTGCGAGAAAGCCGGGGCCAACTTCATCAAAACCTCCACAGGATTCGGCAGCGCCGGAGCCCAACTGGCCGACATCGAGTTGTGGGCGAAGGCAAAAACCTCCTCCCACCTGAAAATCAAGGCCAGCGGCGGGATTCGCACCCGAGAGCAGGTCGAGGCCTTTCTGACTGCCGGAGCCTCACGAATCGGACTCTCCTCGGCCAAAGCGGTCTTGAGCGAGTCTTCGACAGAGGGTTCGTCCGGCGGATACTGA
- the htpG gene encoding molecular chaperone HtpG, with protein sequence MSEKKPETREFQAEVKQVLDIVVHSLYTDREVFIRELVSNASDALEKLRHLQLTEKNVFDDSLEPEINVTTDEEAGTITIQDFGIGMNEAELVENLGTIAHSGSKAFLKAIKEGGSKNENLIGQFGVGFYSAFMVADEVLVYTHSWKPDEKGYCWKSDGSGVYEIEEADGQRRGAKIVVKLKEDQKEFSKSDRVKSVLENYSAFVPFPLNLNGEKINTVGALWLKSASEVTEEEYKEFYKFQANAFDEPRFWLHFSADAPLEINSLLFAPQQNMEQFGIGRMEPGVSLYCRKVLIDRHPEGLLPEWMRFVRGVVDSADLPLNISRESMQDSSIVRKLSKVLTRRFLKMLGEKDKKDPDAFRDFYQNFSQYLKEGVVSDASNRESIAKLLRYESSRTEAGKITSLADYVTRMSADQKDIYYLFGSSRQSIASGPYLEAFESRGLEVLFVTDPIDEFVMSHLGEFDGKKLVSADRQDVELPDAPESEGEALSQEEGDELSKWVKEKLGERVNDVVISKRLTESPAVVLNSDASMTPQMRRMMKAMNQDGGNMPESPVRFELNAKHPLIKSIASLKSTDQDLAASVAEQVFSGARLSAGLEDDSSKVVKGMNEILGKLLNR encoded by the coding sequence ATGAGCGAAAAGAAACCAGAAACCAGAGAGTTCCAAGCCGAGGTCAAGCAAGTCCTCGATATCGTTGTTCACTCCCTTTACACAGACCGCGAGGTCTTCATCCGCGAACTTGTATCGAACGCTTCCGATGCTTTGGAAAAACTCCGCCACCTTCAGTTGACGGAAAAGAACGTCTTCGACGATTCGTTGGAGCCGGAAATCAACGTCACGACAGACGAAGAGGCCGGCACGATCACGATCCAGGATTTCGGAATCGGCATGAACGAAGCCGAACTGGTCGAGAATCTCGGCACGATCGCCCACTCCGGTTCCAAAGCCTTCCTCAAAGCCATCAAAGAAGGTGGATCGAAGAACGAGAACCTCATCGGCCAATTTGGGGTCGGTTTCTACAGCGCCTTTATGGTCGCCGACGAAGTTCTCGTCTACACCCATTCCTGGAAACCCGACGAGAAGGGTTACTGCTGGAAGAGCGACGGTTCCGGCGTCTATGAGATCGAGGAAGCCGACGGCCAGCGCCGCGGAGCCAAGATCGTCGTCAAACTGAAGGAAGACCAAAAGGAATTTTCCAAGAGCGATCGCGTAAAGTCGGTTCTCGAGAACTACTCCGCCTTCGTCCCCTTCCCCCTCAACCTCAACGGTGAGAAGATCAACACCGTCGGAGCCCTCTGGTTGAAGAGCGCCTCCGAAGTGACCGAGGAGGAGTACAAGGAGTTCTACAAATTCCAGGCCAACGCTTTCGACGAGCCCCGCTTCTGGCTGCACTTTAGCGCCGACGCGCCTCTCGAGATCAACTCCCTGCTTTTCGCTCCCCAGCAGAACATGGAGCAGTTTGGCATCGGCCGGATGGAACCGGGCGTCTCCCTCTACTGCCGCAAGGTCCTCATCGACCGTCACCCGGAAGGCCTCCTCCCCGAGTGGATGCGTTTCGTTCGCGGAGTGGTCGACAGCGCCGACCTTCCGCTCAACATTTCCCGCGAATCGATGCAGGACAGCTCGATCGTGCGCAAGCTGAGCAAAGTCCTGACCCGCCGTTTCCTCAAGATGCTTGGCGAGAAGGACAAGAAGGATCCCGATGCCTTCCGCGACTTCTACCAAAACTTCAGCCAATACCTGAAGGAAGGGGTCGTCTCCGACGCCAGCAACCGCGAAAGCATCGCCAAGCTCCTCCGCTACGAATCCTCCCGCACCGAAGCAGGCAAGATCACAAGCCTCGCCGACTACGTAACCCGGATGAGCGCGGACCAGAAAGATATCTACTATCTCTTTGGATCCAGCCGCCAGAGCATCGCCTCCGGTCCTTACTTGGAAGCCTTTGAATCCCGGGGCCTTGAAGTCCTCTTCGTCACTGACCCCATCGATGAGTTTGTGATGTCGCACCTCGGCGAGTTTGACGGCAAGAAGCTCGTTTCCGCCGACCGTCAGGACGTCGAGCTGCCAGATGCCCCAGAAAGCGAAGGCGAAGCCCTCTCGCAGGAAGAAGGCGATGAGCTGAGCAAGTGGGTGAAGGAGAAGCTCGGTGAGCGCGTCAACGACGTGGTCATCAGCAAACGCCTCACCGAAAGCCCTGCCGTGGTTCTCAATTCCGACGCCTCCATGACTCCGCAAATGCGCCGCATGATGAAGGCCATGAATCAGGACGGCGGGAACATGCCGGAATCTCCGGTGCGCTTCGAGCTCAACGCCAAGCACCCGCTGATCAAGAGCATTGCCTCCCTCAAGTCCACGGACCAAGACCTCGCCGCATCGGTGGCCGAACAAGTCTTCTCCGGAGCCCGCCTCAGCGCAGGCCTCGAAGACGACAGCAGTAAGGTCGTGAAGGGTATGAACGAAATTCTCGGCAAACTCTTGAATCGCTAA